Proteins from one Bufo gargarizans isolate SCDJY-AF-19 chromosome 8, ASM1485885v1, whole genome shotgun sequence genomic window:
- the LITAF gene encoding lipopolysaccharide-induced tumor necrosis factor-alpha factor has translation MQPAGNYQPIPGEYVVPSAPPSYAEATYGHQPYPQPPQPYPPPPQPYPPQPGMEAKPLNPVPPYVVQPMPMPMQTPVTVQTVYVQQPVRFHDRPVQICCPRCNTLTTTRIDHTSGALAWLSCGGLCILGCGFGCCLIPFCIDSLKDVDHYCSNCQALIGSYKRI, from the exons ATGCAGCCGGCAGGGAATTACCAGCCAATTCCAGGTGAATATGTGGTTCCCTCTGCACCGCCTTCCTATGCAGAGGCCACGTATGGCCATCAGCCGTATCCTCAACCTCCTCAGCcgtatcctccacctcctcagccgTATCCTCCTCAGCCAGGGATGGAAGCCAAACCTCTGAACCCTGTGCCTCCTTATGTGGTCCAGCCAATGCCAATGCCTATGCAGACTCCAG TTACAGTTCAGACTGTGTACGTTCAGCAGCCGGTCAGATTCCATGATCGTCCCGTCCAAATTTGCTGTCCACGCTGTAACACCTTAACGACCACGCGCATTGACCATACGTCTGGAGCTTTGGCTTGGTTATCTTGTGGCGGATTGTGTATTCTTGG GTGTGGATTTGGTTGCTGCCTCATCCCTTTCTGTATCGATTCTTTGAAAGATGTGGATCATTACTGCTCCAACTGCCAGGCTTTAATCGGCTCCTACAAACGGATTTGA